From a single Gimesia fumaroli genomic region:
- a CDS encoding 3-keto-disaccharide hydrolase, whose translation MVLKRLLMITCVCLAAVCSVGAEAGDKVVTPKEGVTHLFNGKNLDGLYVWNRGTEYEDPKKIFTVKDGMLHISGDGYGGLITKKDYRDYHMVIEFKWGGKTWGKREDRARDSGVLIHCHGPDGGYGNTWMASIEAQIIEGGVGDILVLTGKDPKTGEPIPTSLTTTITKDRDGEKVWKKDGEEITLSSGRINWWGRDPDWADKVGFRGKDDVESKFGEWTRMDVICEGGKIKYLVNGVVVNAGYDAKPDHGKLLVQTEMAEMWVRKWDLYPLGKAPEYKKD comes from the coding sequence ATGGTTTTGAAACGACTCCTTATGATTACCTGTGTCTGTCTGGCTGCTGTCTGTTCTGTGGGAGCAGAAGCCGGGGACAAAGTTGTTACTCCGAAAGAAGGAGTGACGCATCTGTTTAACGGCAAGAATCTGGATGGCCTGTATGTCTGGAACCGGGGAACGGAATATGAAGATCCCAAAAAAATCTTCACTGTCAAAGATGGCATGCTGCATATTTCGGGCGATGGATATGGTGGACTGATCACCAAGAAAGATTACCGCGATTACCACATGGTGATTGAATTCAAATGGGGCGGCAAGACCTGGGGCAAACGGGAAGACCGTGCCCGTGACTCGGGCGTGCTGATTCACTGTCATGGACCGGACGGCGGTTATGGCAATACCTGGATGGCGTCGATTGAAGCCCAGATCATCGAAGGGGGCGTGGGTGATATTCTGGTCTTAACGGGGAAAGATCCCAAGACCGGCGAGCCGATTCCAACTTCACTGACGACCACGATCACCAAAGACCGCGATGGCGAAAAGGTCTGGAAGAAGGATGGCGAAGAAATCACATTGAGCTCCGGGCGGATTAACTGGTGGGGCCGTGACCCTGACTGGGCCGACAAGGTTGGCTTCCGCGGCAAGGACGACGTCGAAAGCAAATTCGGTGAGTGGACCCGAATGGACGTCATCTGTGAGGGTGGCAAGATTAAGTATCTCGTCAACGGAGTGGTCGTGAATGCCGGTTATGATGCCAAGCCCGATCACGGTAAACTGCTGGTGCAGACCGAAATGGCGGAGATGTGGGTTCGCAAATGGGACCTGTATCCGCTGGGTAAAGCACCCGAATATAAGAAGGACTAA
- a CDS encoding NAD(P)/FAD-dependent oxidoreductase, with translation MNVSNPPDQPALDSEYDVIVIGAGPAGSTVGALLAEQGRKTLVVDRARFPRFHVGESLIPETYWSLKRLGLIDQLKQTAFPKKFSVQFVTDEGVETMPFYFNEYKEHESSQTWQVLRAEFDQMLVNNARSNGATIHTGAQVLDLLCERDQVTGVKLKLSSQETLDIKAKLVVDSSGQTGFIANRFKLKQADPVLKKGTVWAHFKNAHRDAGIDEGATIILQTEGKQSWFWYIPLPDNVVSIGCTGDMAYMFSKDRGNSEEIFYQEVERCIGIKRRLTEAQPVTEFMTTKDFSYHTSQPVGPGWMLAGDALGFIDPVYSSGVFLAMKSGELIADAINDAFDANDFSVEQLSQWYPGYKSGVENFRKLVYAFYTPGFSFGSFLRQYPQFKTNLVDILIGDVFKPEVAEMFTVMQEEIPELANPKDPQVALKK, from the coding sequence ATGAACGTTTCCAACCCGCCAGACCAGCCTGCCCTCGACTCAGAATATGATGTCATTGTCATCGGTGCCGGCCCCGCCGGTTCTACTGTGGGAGCACTCCTCGCTGAGCAGGGACGAAAAACACTCGTCGTCGACCGCGCCCGGTTCCCCCGCTTTCACGTCGGCGAATCGCTGATCCCCGAAACCTATTGGTCCCTCAAACGCCTGGGACTCATCGATCAACTCAAACAGACTGCGTTCCCAAAAAAATTCAGCGTGCAGTTCGTCACCGACGAAGGCGTCGAAACGATGCCCTTCTACTTCAATGAATATAAAGAGCACGAAAGCTCGCAAACCTGGCAGGTGCTTCGTGCCGAGTTCGATCAGATGCTCGTCAACAACGCCCGGTCGAACGGTGCCACAATTCACACCGGCGCCCAGGTCCTCGACCTGCTCTGTGAAAGAGATCAGGTCACAGGCGTCAAACTCAAACTGAGTTCGCAGGAAACTTTGGATATCAAAGCCAAACTTGTTGTCGACTCCAGCGGGCAGACCGGCTTCATCGCCAATCGCTTCAAGCTGAAACAAGCCGATCCGGTTTTGAAAAAAGGAACGGTCTGGGCGCACTTCAAAAACGCACACCGCGATGCAGGCATCGACGAAGGTGCCACCATCATTCTGCAAACCGAAGGCAAACAGTCCTGGTTCTGGTATATCCCGCTCCCCGACAACGTCGTCAGCATCGGCTGTACCGGAGACATGGCCTACATGTTCTCTAAAGATCGCGGCAACAGCGAAGAGATTTTCTACCAGGAAGTCGAACGCTGTATCGGTATCAAACGCCGGCTCACCGAAGCACAACCCGTCACCGAATTCATGACGACCAAAGATTTCTCCTATCACACCAGCCAGCCGGTTGGTCCAGGCTGGATGCTGGCCGGCGACGCCCTCGGCTTCATCGACCCCGTCTATTCCAGCGGCGTGTTCCTGGCCATGAAATCGGGAGAGCTCATTGCCGATGCCATCAACGATGCCTTTGATGCGAATGACTTCTCGGTCGAGCAACTCAGCCAATGGTATCCCGGTTACAAGAGTGGCGTCGAAAACTTCCGCAAACTGGTCTACGCCTTCTACACCCCCGGCTTCAGTTTCGGCTCCTTCCTCCGGCAATACCCGCAGTTCAAAACGAACCTGGTCGACATCCTGATCGGCGACGTCTTCAAACCCGAAGTCGCAGAAATGTTTACCGTCATGCAGGAAGAAATCCCCGAACTAGCCAACCCCAAAGATCCCCAGGTCGCGCTGAAAAAGTAA
- the ltrA gene encoding group II intron reverse transcriptase/maturase → MNRNREQKPTRVPFAAKQVGEASSRWDWVEPCVWTDRMLTALETGVKGGQWFSLIDKVDRDRNLYQAFRRVAANGGAAGVDHVSCERFAERLIPNLRKLSQQLREGNYQPQAIRRQWIPKPGSRELRPLGIPTARDRVVQTALRQVLEPIFERDFAEQSYGFRPGRGCKDALQRVDTLLESGYTYVVDADLKSYFDTIPHDKLMNRVREKISDGQVLTLIEMFLRQQILDDLAEWTPDRGSPQGAVISPLLSNIYLDPLDHLMAGAGIEMVRYADDFVILCRTREDAERALEMVRQWTAEAGLTLHPDKTHIVDMAEGSFDFLGYTFQGRYRFPRKKSLQKFKDSIRQKTRRTNGHSLQCIIAQLNPTLRGWFNYFQHCQPSTYTILDQWVRMRLRSILRKRRKGKGRGRGHDHLRWPNAYFAEQGLFSLKQSHVLASQSSQR, encoded by the coding sequence ATGAACCGAAACAGGGAACAAAAACCGACGCGAGTGCCGTTTGCGGCTAAACAAGTCGGAGAAGCTTCGTCCCGCTGGGACTGGGTAGAACCATGTGTCTGGACAGACCGCATGTTGACGGCCCTCGAAACGGGGGTGAAAGGAGGCCAATGGTTCAGTCTGATCGATAAAGTCGATCGTGATCGAAATTTGTATCAGGCGTTTCGTAGAGTAGCCGCCAACGGCGGTGCAGCTGGTGTGGATCACGTCAGCTGCGAACGCTTCGCCGAGCGATTGATCCCGAACCTGAGAAAGCTGTCGCAACAACTGCGGGAAGGAAACTACCAACCGCAGGCAATCCGGCGACAGTGGATTCCCAAGCCGGGGAGCAGGGAACTGCGTCCTCTGGGGATTCCCACAGCTCGGGATCGGGTGGTGCAGACCGCATTACGCCAAGTGCTGGAACCAATCTTCGAACGGGATTTCGCCGAGCAAAGCTATGGTTTCCGTCCCGGGCGCGGCTGTAAGGATGCGCTACAGCGTGTCGATACGCTGCTCGAAAGCGGTTACACATATGTGGTGGATGCAGATTTGAAGAGCTATTTCGACACAATTCCCCACGATAAGTTGATGAATCGGGTCCGGGAGAAAATCAGCGACGGCCAGGTGCTGACGCTGATCGAGATGTTTCTGCGTCAACAGATTCTAGATGACCTTGCCGAATGGACTCCCGATCGTGGGAGCCCCCAGGGAGCGGTGATCAGCCCGTTGCTCAGCAACATCTATCTCGATCCCCTCGACCATTTGATGGCGGGAGCCGGAATTGAGATGGTCCGTTACGCAGACGACTTCGTGATTTTGTGTCGAACTCGGGAAGACGCCGAGCGAGCTTTGGAGATGGTGCGGCAGTGGACGGCGGAAGCCGGCCTGACGCTGCATCCGGACAAGACTCACATCGTCGACATGGCCGAGGGGAGCTTCGATTTTCTGGGTTACACTTTCCAGGGGCGTTATCGCTTCCCTCGAAAGAAAAGTCTCCAGAAATTCAAAGACTCCATTCGGCAGAAGACGAGGCGGACGAACGGGCATAGCCTTCAATGCATCATTGCACAGCTCAACCCGACGCTACGTGGCTGGTTCAATTATTTTCAACACTGCCAGCCTTCCACGTATACCATCCTGGATCAGTGGGTTCGCATGCGTCTGCGAAGTATACTTCGGAAACGTCGTAAAGGCAAAGGTCGCGGACGAGGACACGATCATTTACGCTGGCCCAATGCTTATTTTGCCGAACAGGGACTGTTCTCCTTGAAACAATCCCATGTTCTGGCCAGTCAATCCTCGCAGAGGTAA
- the priA gene encoding replication restart helicase PriA, whose protein sequence is MSKPKQQSLFEEEELPENPMPWERESAQDLYLAQIVLNRPVDRVFHYLVPESMRALLRAGHRVQVPFGRGNQLSPGYCVGVGPAEENQPSIRFKTVEAILDSRPLFDAKMLKLTRWIADRYLCSWGQVLECVVPAGVKNQAGTRMVTLFELAAPSHLAGDDSAALIEKLPAKQRAVFDALKSAEKPLTLEELTQSAGCGSGPVQSLKKKSLIRSHQKRMQHFENDDDVVHAHIKKEDDLELNPDQCRALDQILEAIRGQRSETFVLHGVTGSGKTEVYIQAIREVVSYGQQAIVLVPEISLTPQAIQRFRSRFDSVAVLHSHLSDSDRHYHWQNIAAGKVQVIVGARSAVFAPAPHLGLIIIDEEHETSFKQETAPRYHAREVARKRSELESVPLILGSATPTLNSWLRVIEKKDTLISMSKRVNDLPMPNVNIIDVRNDVQIRRNDSIGRVLFTGMQHALGAGGQVILFLNLRGYSPALWCKGCGNSVKCPHCEISLTWHRDKNLAVCHSCDFSAKPPTHCPGCGAPGLRFVGTGTQRLEEEVKAKFPGYKCQRMDSDTMRGVGSHARVLNAFAAGEVDILLGTQMIAKGLDFPNVTLVGVVDADTMLHQPDLFASERTFQLIAQVAGRTGRGMQGGRVFVQTASPTEPAILKAAEHDFLSFAKYEMGHRKEMLAPPYSHYARVILRGPQEEHVQEFARQLSQILSDAAEEKKLSVQILGPAPAPIIRLKKYFRYHFQLAAVNVEEILQLWREVDGKLPREKGIEYIIDVDPVNMR, encoded by the coding sequence ATGAGTAAACCGAAGCAACAGAGCCTATTTGAAGAAGAGGAACTTCCGGAAAACCCTATGCCCTGGGAACGGGAGTCCGCGCAGGATCTCTATCTGGCACAGATTGTATTGAATCGGCCCGTGGACCGGGTATTTCATTATCTGGTTCCTGAAAGTATGCGTGCGCTGCTTCGCGCAGGACATCGGGTTCAGGTCCCCTTCGGTCGTGGGAATCAGTTGAGCCCCGGGTATTGCGTGGGTGTGGGACCTGCTGAAGAAAATCAGCCGAGTATTCGTTTTAAGACGGTCGAGGCAATTCTGGACAGTCGCCCGCTGTTCGATGCCAAAATGCTGAAATTGACTCGCTGGATTGCAGATCGTTACTTATGCAGCTGGGGGCAGGTTCTGGAATGTGTGGTTCCCGCCGGGGTTAAGAATCAGGCGGGAACACGGATGGTGACGTTGTTTGAACTGGCTGCACCTTCACATCTGGCTGGGGACGACAGTGCCGCATTGATCGAAAAGCTTCCTGCTAAACAGCGTGCCGTCTTTGATGCACTGAAGTCTGCTGAAAAACCGCTGACGTTAGAAGAGCTGACTCAGTCAGCGGGCTGTGGTTCAGGGCCAGTTCAATCGCTCAAAAAGAAGTCACTGATTCGCAGTCATCAAAAACGGATGCAGCATTTTGAGAATGACGATGATGTTGTCCATGCTCACATTAAAAAAGAGGATGATTTGGAGCTTAATCCGGATCAGTGTCGGGCCCTGGATCAGATTTTGGAAGCGATCCGCGGGCAGCGGAGCGAAACGTTCGTGTTGCATGGCGTGACTGGGAGTGGAAAAACCGAGGTCTATATTCAGGCGATTCGCGAAGTCGTCAGTTATGGTCAACAGGCGATTGTGCTTGTGCCGGAAATCAGCCTGACGCCTCAGGCAATTCAGCGATTTCGATCTCGCTTTGATTCCGTAGCGGTTTTACACAGTCATTTGAGTGACAGTGATCGGCATTATCACTGGCAGAATATCGCCGCCGGTAAGGTCCAGGTGATTGTCGGGGCGCGGAGTGCTGTGTTTGCACCGGCGCCGCATCTGGGATTGATCATCATTGATGAAGAACACGAAACGTCATTCAAGCAGGAGACGGCCCCCCGTTATCATGCCCGGGAAGTCGCACGCAAGCGATCGGAACTGGAGAGCGTTCCATTGATTTTGGGGTCTGCAACGCCGACGTTGAATTCCTGGCTGCGGGTGATTGAGAAAAAAGATACCCTGATTTCGATGTCGAAGCGCGTGAACGATTTGCCGATGCCGAATGTGAATATTATTGATGTTCGCAATGACGTGCAGATCCGCCGAAACGATTCGATTGGACGTGTCTTGTTTACAGGAATGCAGCACGCGCTGGGCGCGGGGGGGCAGGTGATTCTGTTTTTGAATCTTCGTGGTTACTCGCCTGCACTCTGGTGTAAGGGATGCGGAAATTCGGTCAAGTGTCCGCATTGTGAAATCTCGTTAACCTGGCATCGGGATAAAAATCTTGCGGTCTGTCACAGTTGTGATTTTTCCGCCAAGCCTCCGACACACTGTCCCGGTTGTGGCGCTCCGGGCCTGCGGTTTGTCGGGACAGGGACACAACGGCTGGAAGAAGAAGTGAAAGCCAAGTTTCCCGGATATAAATGCCAGCGAATGGACAGTGATACCATGCGGGGCGTCGGCAGTCATGCGCGCGTGTTGAATGCGTTTGCTGCTGGGGAAGTCGATATTCTGCTGGGAACGCAGATGATTGCGAAAGGGCTGGACTTTCCGAATGTCACGCTGGTGGGTGTGGTCGATGCCGACACGATGCTGCATCAACCCGATTTATTTGCCTCAGAACGAACGTTCCAGCTTATTGCGCAGGTAGCAGGCCGGACAGGACGAGGCATGCAGGGGGGGCGTGTATTTGTGCAGACAGCGTCACCGACCGAACCGGCAATTCTCAAGGCGGCGGAACATGATTTTTTGAGCTTTGCCAAATATGAGATGGGACATCGCAAAGAGATGCTGGCACCTCCCTATTCACATTATGCCCGGGTGATTCTGCGGGGACCTCAGGAAGAGCATGTGCAGGAATTTGCCCGACAACTCTCTCAAATTCTGAGTGACGCGGCGGAAGAGAAGAAATTGAGTGTGCAAATTCTGGGGCCGGCCCCGGCTCCGATTATTCGACTCAAGAAGTATTTCCGGTATCACTTTCAGTTGGCGGCTGTCAATGTAGAAGAGATCTTACAACTTTGGCGCGAGGTAGACGGCAAGTTGCCGCGCGAAAAAGGAATCGAATATATTATCGACGTCGATCCGGTTAACATGCGATAA
- the nadD gene encoding nicotinate-nucleotide adenylyltransferase has translation MRIGIFGGTFDPVHHAHLLLAEQSREQANLDEVWFIPAGSPPHKESTGISSGKQRREMLDFAIAGNPTFVIKDLELHREGPSYTVETLRQLKETHPDDEFFLIVGADSVRDLHTWREPEAILELATLIGVNRPNISLPDLTELTQKFGEDVITKILWVTMPGIDISSTDIRKRIREKKSVRYMSPRSVEVYIHNNRLYLE, from the coding sequence ATGCGTATTGGAATTTTTGGCGGTACTTTTGACCCTGTGCATCATGCGCATCTCCTGCTCGCAGAACAAAGTCGCGAGCAAGCAAACCTGGACGAAGTCTGGTTTATTCCAGCGGGAAGCCCGCCTCACAAGGAGAGCACTGGAATTTCATCCGGGAAGCAAAGACGGGAAATGCTTGATTTCGCCATCGCAGGGAACCCGACGTTTGTGATCAAAGATCTCGAATTGCACCGTGAAGGCCCCAGCTATACTGTGGAAACACTGCGTCAATTAAAAGAAACCCACCCCGATGACGAATTCTTTCTAATCGTGGGTGCTGACTCCGTTCGCGATCTGCATACCTGGCGCGAACCCGAAGCGATTTTGGAACTGGCGACCCTGATTGGCGTCAATCGCCCCAACATTAGTCTACCAGATCTGACCGAGCTCACTCAAAAGTTCGGCGAAGACGTCATCACCAAAATCCTCTGGGTTACAATGCCGGGAATCGATATTTCCTCTACTGATATCAGAAAACGGATTCGCGAAAAAAAAAGTGTCCGGTATATGAGCCCCCGTTCTGTCGAAGTATATATCCACAATAACAGGCTGTATTTAGAGTAA
- a CDS encoding outer membrane protein assembly factor BamB family protein, with translation MRVLKHREFAHRYLSFFSVLLAGICLLIPLPAAEKPDTQPTLAASKLESNKQNWFSFRNGNLQQGVSKTTLPDELELLWEHPSSDGIASTAAIVGDHVYMAGLNGYVECLDLKTGRSVWKYRSIENPDPKEFAPGFKSSPLVTEKGVYLGDEDGIFHAIDRKTGKKLWTFQTDAEIISSANVVNGKLLFGGYDNNLYCLHEADGSLAWKFMTDGYVNCSPAIVDNFTFVTGCDEQLRVIDINTGKQHSQMPLETYLIASPALVGDNLYVGTYASEIISVNWKKQKVEWRYKDPKKEFPYHSSAAVTDEYVVAGGRDKQIHCVERKTGKGVWKFGTRGRVDSSPVILGNRVFVGSSDGNLYELDLKTGKTLWKKNLGKDITASPAIGSGHLIIGTESRNGALYCFGKK, from the coding sequence ATGCGCGTATTAAAACATAGAGAATTTGCTCATCGTTACCTGTCGTTCTTTTCAGTTCTGCTTGCCGGTATCTGTTTATTGATTCCTCTTCCCGCCGCTGAAAAACCGGACACACAACCCACACTCGCTGCTTCCAAACTGGAAAGCAACAAACAGAACTGGTTTTCCTTCCGCAACGGCAACCTGCAGCAAGGCGTCTCGAAAACCACGCTTCCCGACGAACTCGAACTCCTCTGGGAACACCCTTCCTCAGACGGCATCGCCTCCACCGCTGCCATTGTCGGCGACCACGTTTATATGGCGGGCTTGAACGGCTATGTCGAATGCCTAGATTTGAAAACTGGAAGATCAGTCTGGAAATATCGTTCGATCGAGAATCCTGATCCCAAAGAGTTCGCTCCCGGCTTCAAATCGTCGCCGCTGGTGACTGAAAAAGGCGTCTACCTCGGCGATGAAGATGGCATCTTCCACGCCATCGACCGCAAGACGGGGAAAAAACTCTGGACCTTTCAAACCGACGCCGAAATCATCAGCAGCGCCAATGTCGTCAACGGAAAGCTGCTGTTTGGCGGCTACGATAATAACCTTTACTGTCTTCATGAAGCAGATGGTTCGCTGGCCTGGAAGTTCATGACCGATGGCTATGTGAATTGCTCTCCCGCGATTGTGGATAATTTCACGTTCGTCACCGGGTGCGACGAACAGCTTCGCGTCATCGATATCAACACCGGCAAACAACACAGCCAGATGCCTCTGGAAACCTACCTGATTGCTTCACCCGCACTCGTAGGCGACAACCTTTATGTCGGCACCTACGCCAGCGAAATCATCTCGGTCAACTGGAAAAAACAAAAAGTGGAATGGCGGTATAAAGATCCCAAGAAGGAATTTCCTTACCATTCCTCCGCCGCCGTCACAGACGAATATGTCGTCGCCGGGGGTCGGGATAAACAGATCCATTGCGTCGAACGGAAAACCGGTAAAGGGGTCTGGAAATTTGGAACACGCGGTCGCGTTGACAGCTCGCCTGTCATTCTCGGCAATCGTGTCTTCGTCGGCTCATCAGACGGTAACCTCTACGAGCTCGATTTAAAGACTGGTAAAACACTCTGGAAAAAGAATTTAGGAAAAGATATCACCGCCTCCCCGGCAATTGGATCGGGACATCTGATCATTGGCACAGAATCCCGAAATGGTGCCTTGTATTGTTTCGGAAAGAAGTGA
- a CDS encoding iron-containing alcohol dehydrogenase, which yields MDSKSSTKANTDQEEQTSLSAFDYAPRTRIVFGGGTLDRLGELAAELGAKHVFLVTDKGLAAAGHEARAVTALEKAGIQITIFDDVHANPTTEDVDRGLQVARNHPIDLIVGLGGGSSMDCAKGINFLLTNGGKMEDYWGVGKATQPMLPLIAVPTTAGTGSEAQSFAVIAHPETHMKMACGDKKAACRIAILDPELTLTMPRSVTQVTGIDALSHALETFVTKPRNEISQLFSRRAWTLLANSFPKVLDTPDDLIARGNMQLGAHFAGAAIENSMLGATHALANPLSAHFNLTHGVAVGIMLPHVIRFNSELVGDHYSLLASDLGLCAPHDPAGAGLLAEHLQSLIAQAGAPTSLSECEVDLSLVEQLAEEASRQWTGNFNPRPVDQSSLRELYECAY from the coding sequence ATGGATTCGAAATCTTCAACCAAAGCGAATACCGATCAGGAAGAGCAAACATCACTTTCTGCCTTTGATTACGCACCCCGCACACGCATCGTTTTCGGCGGAGGCACTCTAGACCGTCTGGGAGAACTCGCCGCGGAACTGGGAGCGAAGCATGTCTTCTTAGTCACTGATAAAGGTCTCGCCGCCGCCGGCCATGAAGCCCGTGCTGTCACGGCTCTGGAAAAAGCTGGCATCCAGATCACGATTTTTGATGATGTTCACGCCAACCCGACCACCGAAGATGTCGATCGGGGACTGCAGGTCGCCCGCAATCATCCCATCGACCTTATCGTCGGACTGGGTGGAGGCAGCAGTATGGACTGTGCCAAAGGAATCAATTTCCTGCTCACCAATGGCGGAAAAATGGAAGACTATTGGGGCGTCGGCAAAGCAACCCAACCCATGCTCCCCCTGATCGCCGTCCCGACGACCGCAGGCACCGGCAGCGAAGCACAATCGTTCGCCGTCATTGCACATCCGGAAACTCATATGAAGATGGCCTGTGGCGATAAAAAAGCCGCCTGCCGCATTGCTATTCTCGATCCTGAACTCACACTGACAATGCCCCGCTCGGTCACTCAAGTCACAGGCATCGACGCCTTGAGTCATGCCCTTGAAACCTTCGTCACAAAACCGCGCAACGAAATTTCGCAACTCTTCAGCCGCCGTGCCTGGACTCTGCTGGCAAACAGCTTTCCCAAAGTTCTGGATACTCCCGACGATCTGATTGCGCGTGGAAATATGCAACTGGGCGCACACTTCGCTGGTGCCGCCATCGAAAACTCGATGCTCGGTGCCACCCACGCCCTGGCCAACCCGCTGTCGGCACATTTCAACCTCACGCACGGCGTTGCCGTTGGCATCATGCTGCCCCATGTCATTCGATTTAACTCGGAACTGGTCGGCGACCATTATTCCCTCCTGGCATCTGATCTCGGCTTGTGTGCTCCCCATGATCCCGCGGGTGCCGGCTTACTGGCTGAACATCTTCAGTCGCTCATCGCTCAGGCAGGTGCCCCCACCTCACTCTCAGAGTGCGAAGTCGATCTCAGCCTCGTAGAGCAACTGGCAGAAGAAGCGTCCCGGCAATGGACAGGCAACTTCAATCCCCGTCCCGTCGATCAATCCTCTTTAAGGGAATTGTACGAATGCGCGTATTAA
- a CDS encoding coproporphyrinogen-III oxidase family protein, translating into MDLEATGTTEIGSYFISNYPPFSQWKQEYVTRIHEVLHQSPDASIPMGLYIHIPFCRKRCKFCYFRVYEKQNAKTIERYVQALQKEFEMLSQVEAIKGRTLDFTYFGGGTPSYLSSKQLLSVRDRLSSLLSWETAKEVTFECEPGTLNEEKVKTLKEIGITRISLGVESFNDTLLEANGRAHLTPEVYKAYDWIQAVGFPQVNIDLIAGMMGETDENWSESVEKAAEFAPDNITIYQMELPHNTIISKEMKEMGITSPIADWTTKRRWMNEAIETLQAKGYHLASGNELVKNPETDRFVYRDNLFRGNDIIATGVSSFGHMQGVHYQNLDRLEDYLETVEKGDLPINRALEPSEHQRLIREFILQLKEGRVLTQPFQEKFDVNIIDEFSEALENQRNAGYLTYDDSQVQLTRKGMLQADSLLTEYFEPEHRMVRYT; encoded by the coding sequence ATGGATCTGGAAGCAACAGGCACAACTGAAATCGGCAGTTATTTCATTTCGAACTATCCTCCTTTCTCACAGTGGAAGCAGGAATACGTTACCCGAATCCATGAAGTCCTGCACCAGAGCCCCGATGCCAGCATCCCCATGGGTCTCTACATTCATATTCCCTTCTGCCGCAAACGCTGCAAATTCTGTTATTTCCGCGTCTATGAAAAACAGAACGCCAAAACCATCGAACGCTACGTACAGGCATTGCAAAAAGAATTCGAAATGCTCAGCCAGGTCGAAGCCATCAAAGGCCGCACGCTCGACTTTACCTACTTCGGCGGCGGAACACCCTCGTATCTCAGCTCCAAACAGCTGCTCTCCGTTCGTGATCGGCTCTCCAGCCTGCTTTCCTGGGAAACGGCAAAAGAAGTTACTTTCGAATGCGAGCCCGGCACCCTCAACGAGGAGAAAGTAAAAACGCTCAAAGAGATCGGCATCACCCGCATTTCGCTCGGCGTCGAAAGCTTTAACGACACTCTGCTCGAAGCCAACGGCCGCGCCCATCTGACTCCCGAAGTTTACAAAGCCTACGATTGGATTCAAGCCGTCGGCTTCCCGCAGGTCAACATCGACCTCATCGCCGGCATGATGGGTGAAACGGATGAGAACTGGTCCGAATCAGTAGAAAAAGCAGCTGAATTCGCACCAGACAACATCACCATCTACCAGATGGAGCTCCCTCATAACACGATCATTTCCAAAGAAATGAAAGAAATGGGTATCACCTCGCCCATCGCCGACTGGACCACCAAACGCCGCTGGATGAATGAAGCCATCGAAACTCTGCAAGCGAAAGGCTATCACCTCGCCAGTGGAAATGAACTCGTCAAAAACCCCGAAACCGACCGCTTCGTTTATCGCGACAATCTCTTCCGCGGCAACGACATCATCGCCACCGGCGTTTCTTCCTTTGGACACATGCAAGGCGTGCATTATCAAAACCTGGACCGCCTGGAAGACTATCTCGAAACCGTTGAAAAAGGCGATCTTCCGATCAACCGGGCACTCGAACCTTCCGAACACCAGCGACTCATCCGGGAATTTATCCTGCAACTGAAGGAAGGCCGCGTCTTGACACAGCCGTTTCAGGAAAAATTTGACGTCAATATTATCGATGAATTTTCCGAAGCACTCGAAAATCAGCGAAATGCAGGTTACCTCACCTATGATGATTCACAGGTCCAACTCACCCGCAAAGGTATGCTTCAGGCCGACAGCCTGCTGACCGAATATTTCGAACCGGAACACCGCATGGTAAGATACACTTAA